The Psychrosphaera ytuae genome includes a region encoding these proteins:
- a CDS encoding class I SAM-dependent methyltransferase → MTSQNQFYDDNAEQFFDSTVSVEMGDIYDRFLPYLNCQGTDTKGLVVDAGCGSGRDAKFYLNQGFEVYAFDASPTLAKKATEYLGQNVDVTTFDSFKINKKAQGIWCCASLLHVPRSALPQAINNIERHLASGGALYVSFKYGTEERIHNGRSFTDMNEALLADLFDGFSNFELKERWISADNRPDRQDEKWLNAIFIKR, encoded by the coding sequence GTGACCAGCCAAAACCAATTTTACGATGACAATGCGGAGCAGTTTTTTGATTCGACGGTAAGTGTCGAAATGGGTGATATTTATGATCGATTTTTACCGTATCTAAATTGCCAAGGGACCGACACCAAAGGTCTTGTCGTCGATGCAGGTTGTGGCAGTGGCAGAGATGCAAAATTCTATTTAAACCAAGGTTTTGAGGTGTACGCCTTTGATGCTTCACCAACTTTAGCTAAAAAAGCGACTGAGTACTTGGGACAAAACGTTGATGTCACTACTTTTGATTCATTTAAAATAAATAAAAAAGCGCAGGGTATTTGGTGCTGTGCGTCTTTACTGCATGTTCCTCGAAGTGCTTTACCACAAGCCATCAACAATATAGAGCGACACCTTGCCAGTGGCGGTGCGCTCTATGTCAGCTTTAAATATGGAACAGAAGAACGCATTCATAACGGCCGTTCATTCACAGATATGAACGAAGCACTACTTGCTGATTTATTTGATGGTTTTTCTAACTTCGAACTAAAAGAGCGTTGGATTTCAGCCGACAATCGCCCCGATCGCCAAGATGAAAAGTGGCTGAATGCCATCTTCATAAAGCGTTAA